One window of the Lacerta agilis isolate rLacAgi1 chromosome 17, rLacAgi1.pri, whole genome shotgun sequence genome contains the following:
- the SYT11 gene encoding synaptotagmin-11 encodes MAEIASVRPSFDVSPIVAGLIGATVLVVSVSMTVFVWTCCHQHAEKKHKTPPYKFIHMLKGISIYPETLTNKKKIIRIRRDKTGAARKDGRGNLLVDAAEAGLVGPDRISGASPCVNQLPIKVDYGDELSPDQSLTPAGSKTSSPSSPEEEVTLGTLTFSVDYNFPKKALVVTIQEARGLPVMDEQNQGSDPYIKMTILPDKRHRVKTRVLRKTLDPVFDETFTFYGIPYSQLQDLVLHFLVLSFDRFSRDDVIGEVMVPLAGVDPSTGKVQLTREIIKRNIQKCVSRGELQVSLSYHPVAQRMTVVVLKARHLPKMDITGLSGNPYVKVNVYYGRKRIAKKKTHVKKCTLNPVFNESFIYDIPADLLPDVSIEFLVIDFDRTTKNEVVGRLILGAHSVTAGGVEHWREVCDSPRKQIAKWHSLSEY; translated from the exons ATGTCTCCCCGATCGTGGCGGGCCTGATTGGCGCCACCGTCCTAGTGGTGTCCGTCTCCATGACGGTCTTCGTGTGGACATGCTGCCACCAGCACGCGGAAAAGAAGCACAAGACCCCCCCATACAAGTTCATCCACATGCTGAAGGGCATCAGCATCTACCCAGAGACCCTGACTAACAAGAAGAAAATAATACGGATCCGGAGAGACAAGACGGGAGCCGCCAGGAAAGACGGAAGAGGGAACCTTCTGGTGGACGCGGCAGAAGCTGGCCTGGTGGGTCCCGACAGGATCTCCGGCGCATCTCCCTGCGTCAACCAGCTCCCTATCAAAGTCGATTACGGGGACGAGTTGAGCCCGGACCAGAGCTTGACTCCGGCGGGCAGCAagacttcctctccctcttccccagaaGAAGAGGTCACTTTGGGGACGCTGACCTTCTCCGTGGACTACAACTTCCCCAAGAAAGCTCTGGTCGTGACCATCCAAGAAGCCCGCGGGTTGCCGGTCATGGACGAGCAAAACCAAGGCTCCGACCCCTACATCAAAATGACAATCCTGCCCGACAAGAGGCACCGGGTGAAGACGCGCGTCCTCCGCAAGACGCTGGACCCCGTCTTCGACGAGACCTTCACTTTCTACGGGATCCCCTACAGCCAGCTCCAGGACCTGGTCCTCCACTTCCTGGTGCTGAGCTTCGACCGCTTCTCTCGAGACGACGTCATCGGGGAGGTGATGGTGCCGCTCGCCGGCGTGGACCCAAGCACAGGGAAGGTCCAGCTCACCAGGGAGATAATCAAAAGGAATATACAG AAATGCGTCAGCAGAGGGGAGCTGCAGGTTTCCTTGTCTTACCATCCTGTCGCCCAGAGGATGACTGTGGTGGTTTTGAAGGCAAGACATCTGCCCAAGATGGACATCACCGGCCTCTCAGGTA ACCCCTACGTCAAGGTGAACGTGTACTACGGCAGGAAGCGCATAGCCAAAAAGAAAACTCACGTGAAGAAGTGCACTTTGAACCCTGTCTTCAACGAATCCTTCATATACGACATCCCCGCGGATCTCCTCCCTGACGTCAGCATCGAATTCCTGGTCATCGACTTCGACCGCACCACGAAAAACGAAGTGGTGGGCCGGCTGATCCTGGGAGCGCACAGCGTCACGGCGGGCGGCGTGGAACACTGGCGGGAAGTGTGCGACAGCCCCAGGAAGCAGATCGCCAAATGGCACAGCTTGAGCGAATACTAG